One window of Phycisphaeraceae bacterium genomic DNA carries:
- a CDS encoding ABC transporter ATP-binding protein, whose product MSDQSPKPEPVVEVRDLVKSFGNTTVLKGISLDVYPGETVVVMGGSGCGKSTSLRCMIGSLEPDSGSIKLFGEDIVTMSERELNETRKKFGILFQSGALFNSMTLAENVALPLTEHTTLNSSIIDIQVKMKLELVGLREHANKYPAEISGGMKKRAGLARALALDPRLLFYDEPSAGLDPVTSAEIDRLIIDLSKKLGVASVVVTHEMDSAFAIADRMVMLDKGKVLMTNTRQWFDDLRQLPEEEAMKRSVEDRLIRQFLRGDAHGPITERKAATSYEEDLLGTEFVQPVIGSGVEPTRA is encoded by the coding sequence ATGTCTGATCAGTCCCCCAAACCAGAACCCGTGGTCGAGGTGCGCGATCTCGTCAAGAGCTTCGGGAACACCACCGTCCTCAAGGGCATCTCACTGGATGTGTATCCTGGCGAGACCGTTGTCGTCATGGGTGGCTCAGGGTGCGGCAAGTCCACGTCGTTGCGATGCATGATCGGTTCGCTTGAGCCCGATTCGGGGTCGATCAAACTGTTCGGCGAGGACATCGTGACCATGAGTGAGCGGGAGTTGAATGAGACCCGCAAGAAGTTCGGAATCCTGTTCCAGTCCGGTGCATTGTTTAACTCCATGACACTCGCAGAGAACGTGGCACTGCCGTTAACCGAGCACACGACGCTGAACTCATCGATCATCGATATCCAGGTAAAGATGAAGCTCGAACTGGTCGGGCTGCGTGAGCACGCGAACAAGTATCCTGCTGAGATCTCCGGTGGTATGAAGAAACGCGCGGGGCTTGCGCGGGCGCTGGCGCTCGATCCCAGATTGCTGTTCTACGACGAGCCTTCGGCGGGTCTTGATCCCGTGACGAGCGCCGAGATCGACCGATTGATCATCGATCTGTCAAAGAAACTGGGTGTTGCGTCCGTTGTTGTGACGCACGAGATGGATTCGGCGTTTGCAATCGCCGATCGGATGGTGATGCTCGACAAGGGCAAGGTGCTGATGACGAACACGCGTCAGTGGTTTGATGACCTGCGTCAGTTGCCCGAAGAGGAAGCGATGAAGCGGTCCGTAGAGGATCGGCTGATTCGCCAGTTTCTTCGCGGCGATGCGCACGGGCCGATCACGGAACGCAAGGCTGCAACGAGTTACGAGGAAGATCTGCTCGGGACCGAGTTTGTGCAGCCGGTCATTGGGAGTGGTGTTGAACCAACAAGAGCATGA
- a CDS encoding alpha/beta fold hydrolase codes for MSGRKLPIAHTPSVQRPSLVRSGGLVAVLVLVGSVTVFLALARAVRRDGPAGQTPIEELVRSLDDIDRFVDTVANDVLVSESERDERTELGFGLYVYQPVLAAGEREPANCLHREHWVLWERAGTKPSDAVILVHGLDEPGSIWNTSVRTLASRGYTVLRFEYPNDGPIKGAADRFERELQQAHRDGLTRVTYVGHSMGGLVSMEMLTRDRSASRASEIPETQRLITVGTPFGGSAWAKLRAVAEIRDQVERLVTDNSIGSAALLRHMQDGLGEAGDDLMPGSAFLVELNKRMFPPSFPVTCVVGKLRQSRRIDPSWLRDSVVLNELLGRKQNALMVQSLETLVDDLGDGVVPVESASPSWANDVVRVEASHRGMLEPLPVEHLIDGILGAAPDTSEIPPAIPIILDRLARDAQAAGG; via the coding sequence ATGTCAGGACGCAAACTCCCCATTGCTCATACGCCATCCGTCCAGCGGCCATCGCTGGTGCGGTCGGGTGGTCTTGTCGCAGTGCTTGTGCTTGTCGGGTCTGTGACGGTGTTCCTGGCGCTTGCCCGTGCGGTGCGAAGGGACGGCCCCGCAGGTCAGACACCGATCGAGGAGCTTGTGCGCTCACTTGATGATATTGATCGGTTTGTTGATACTGTTGCGAATGACGTGCTCGTGTCTGAATCGGAGCGCGATGAGCGTACCGAACTTGGATTCGGATTGTACGTGTACCAACCAGTACTTGCTGCGGGTGAACGCGAGCCAGCAAACTGCCTGCATCGCGAGCACTGGGTGCTCTGGGAGCGCGCAGGAACAAAGCCGAGCGACGCGGTGATTCTTGTGCATGGTCTTGATGAACCGGGATCTATCTGGAACACCAGTGTGCGCACACTCGCATCTCGCGGATACACAGTGCTTCGGTTTGAGTATCCGAATGATGGCCCGATCAAGGGTGCAGCGGACAGATTCGAGCGTGAGTTGCAGCAGGCGCATCGCGACGGCCTGACACGGGTCACATATGTCGGGCACTCCATGGGCGGGCTTGTGAGCATGGAGATGCTCACGCGGGATCGAAGTGCTTCACGGGCTAGTGAAATTCCAGAAACACAACGATTGATCACTGTCGGCACACCGTTCGGTGGATCGGCGTGGGCAAAGCTACGCGCGGTGGCAGAAATCCGTGATCAGGTTGAACGCCTTGTGACCGACAACTCGATCGGGTCTGCTGCATTGCTTCGGCATATGCAGGATGGGCTTGGTGAGGCAGGCGATGACCTGATGCCTGGGTCGGCATTCCTTGTAGAACTCAACAAACGCATGTTCCCGCCATCGTTCCCCGTGACGTGCGTTGTGGGAAAACTTCGTCAGTCACGACGGATCGATCCGTCGTGGTTGCGTGATTCCGTTGTGCTCAACGAACTGCTTGGCAGAAAGCAGAACGCGCTAATGGTGCAGTCGCTCGAAACACTCGTGGATGATCTGGGTGACGGCGTTGTTCCGGTCGAGAGTGCATCGCCGTCGTGGGCTAACGACGTTGTGCGCGTGGAAGCGAGTCATCGTGGCATGCTGGAGCCGCTGCCCGTGGAGCACTTGATCGATGGAATTCTTGGTGCAGCGCCAGACACCTCCGAAATACCGCCAGCGATTCCGATTATTCTTGATCGACTGGCACGCGACGCGCAGGCAGCAGGTGGTTGA
- the nusA gene encoding transcription termination/antitermination protein NusA — MNTKEMIHILDSIARERNIERTVLVADLEQAMVTAARKHFGTLDVEEFKCTIDPITGDMQMFRHDEPIEMDPGALGRIAAQTFKQVMIQRFREDSRNSILEEFSKRIGEIVTGTAQRYEGGRLVVTVDRAEAKMPRAEQIPGEQFAPNDRVRCVILDVQSVPGDVQVVVSRAHPDFIRKLFEVEVPEVAERIIEIKAMAREAGYRTKMAVASVDSKVDAVGACVGVRGSRIRNIVDELNGEKIDIVRWNESSQILIGNALKPAEVSEISLCFELGRATVVVRDDQLSLAIGKRGQNVRLAARLTGWDIDILTPDEFQKGLDTLSETLLTVEGFNEEMVDRLAALGVISVFDVEEIGSEILVTELEVSEDAAEEAVEACSLKAKIVAEQQRVEKEEAEKKRLAAMEAAEESGSLVGLDADAAAAAILGGGPSSSESEADAQAAGILGGGEPSSEHDARAADILGGGD, encoded by the coding sequence ATGAACACAAAAGAAATGATCCACATCCTCGACTCCATCGCACGCGAGCGCAATATCGAGCGCACCGTGCTGGTGGCAGATCTTGAGCAGGCGATGGTCACCGCAGCCCGCAAGCACTTTGGCACACTTGACGTCGAGGAGTTCAAGTGCACGATCGACCCGATCACGGGCGACATGCAGATGTTCCGCCACGACGAGCCGATCGAGATGGACCCCGGCGCACTGGGGCGCATCGCAGCACAGACCTTCAAGCAGGTCATGATCCAGCGATTCCGCGAGGACTCGCGCAACTCCATCCTGGAAGAGTTCTCCAAGCGCATCGGCGAGATCGTCACCGGCACCGCCCAGCGGTACGAGGGCGGGCGTCTGGTCGTTACGGTGGATCGTGCCGAGGCAAAGATGCCGCGAGCAGAGCAGATCCCCGGCGAGCAGTTTGCACCGAACGATCGCGTGCGCTGCGTGATTCTGGACGTGCAGTCGGTCCCCGGCGATGTGCAGGTGGTTGTGTCCCGCGCACACCCTGACTTCATCCGCAAGCTCTTCGAGGTGGAAGTGCCCGAGGTTGCCGAGCGCATCATCGAGATCAAGGCGATGGCGCGCGAGGCGGGGTATCGCACAAAGATGGCGGTCGCATCGGTCGACTCAAAGGTGGACGCGGTCGGCGCGTGTGTTGGCGTGCGTGGCTCGCGCATTCGCAACATCGTGGACGAGCTCAACGGCGAGAAGATCGACATCGTTCGCTGGAACGAGTCCTCACAGATCCTCATCGGCAACGCCCTCAAGCCCGCCGAAGTCTCCGAAATCTCGCTCTGCTTCGAACTCGGCCGTGCAACAGTCGTTGTGCGTGACGACCAGCTCTCGCTGGCGATCGGCAAGCGAGGACAGAACGTGCGCCTTGCAGCGCGCCTGACCGGATGGGACATCGACATCCTCACGCCGGACGAGTTCCAGAAGGGGCTAGACACACTCTCAGAAACGCTGCTCACTGTCGAGGGCTTCAACGAGGAGATGGTCGATCGTCTTGCAGCGCTCGGCGTGATCTCCGTGTTCGATGTCGAGGAAATCGGCAGCGAGATTCTGGTCACCGAACTCGAAGTCTCGGAAGATGCTGCAGAGGAAGCGGTCGAGGCCTGCTCACTCAAGGCGAAGATCGTTGCCGAACAGCAGCGCGTCGAGAAGGAAGAGGCGGAGAAGAAGCGTCTCGCTGCCATGGAAGCTGCAGAGGAATCAGGCTCGCTTGTCGGGCTTGATGCGGACGCTGCAGCAGCTGCGATTCTTGGTGGCGGCCCATCCTCATCGGAGTCAGAGGCGGATGCACAGGCAGCGGGCATTCTGGGTGGTGGCGAACCTTCATCCGAGCACGATGCTCGCGCAGCAGATATTCTCGGTGGCGGTGATTAA
- the infB gene encoding translation initiation factor IF-2, producing MATLRIFNLAKELGVSSKAIVAKCQAEGIPESIVKNHMSTVSAGLEASIRQWFTAGPDEESSTLEVAEKVDLKKVSVRRPSKKAASGSDSDDDSDDADAKTATAVADAPPRPAPILAPRPTVVSIGAAPAQPKPTQSTEEDAGPVDQVIRPFEKIASADELAANPNTSQPTTPTAPRPQPVKPAPVNVPRRPDTIKPVAIKHEAPKPVKLSGPKVVRVEAAEPVAPPRRRGPSDSPGGSDFGSGPGGPATRRDRRTDREEDARKRGPQTGRGAGVPSRRSGRADELTAFRQGWSEQDLAERQARLARAGGFMKKHRKSMKTSTGSTERQIMPVERGGVVKITEPFTIKDLSAATGVKGAEIVKKLFMQGIPATINSGIDVEHAQEIMMEYDIELEVVEAKSAEQVVEEQAKSRDRIDERPRGPVVTIMGHVDHGKTSLLDKIRQANVAAGEAGGITQATSAFRVPVKANDADRQVVFIDTPGHEAFTEMRSRGANVTDIVVLVVAADDGVMPQTVESIAHAKAAGVPIVVALNKIDKPEATENKIQEIYGQLAQRDLNPIPWGGDIEIVKTSAHTGEGIQELLDTLDLQAELLELKADFDGAAQGSVIEASHKEGRGAVATILVQEGKLKVGDFIVAGRAFGRVRDITDDKGNRIKDVLPPSPVAISGLDELPDAGDAFYIVDTLKKAQEAAEQRRDRERELQLAQPKVTLDTLFGKMAEQELKEILVVVKADVQGSVDVLRNEIEKVSGDEVKVRVLHAAVGGITESDVVLAEASKAIIVGFNVIPSGKARSLAENKGVEIRTYDVIYHITEDIHKAAEGLLEPELRQEILGHAEVREVFRISKVGSIAGCYVTDGVVQRDALIRVTRGDIVIENDRRLAQLKRFKDDAKEVRANMECGMKIDGYDDIKTGDILECYKQVEIKRKL from the coding sequence TTGGCAACACTGCGCATATTTAATCTCGCGAAGGAACTCGGTGTCAGCTCCAAGGCGATCGTCGCCAAGTGCCAGGCCGAAGGCATCCCAGAGTCGATCGTCAAGAACCACATGTCCACTGTGAGTGCTGGTCTTGAAGCATCGATTCGTCAGTGGTTCACAGCCGGACCCGATGAGGAATCCTCCACGCTGGAAGTTGCGGAGAAAGTCGATCTGAAGAAGGTGAGTGTTCGCAGACCCTCCAAGAAGGCAGCGTCCGGTTCTGACAGCGATGACGACTCGGATGATGCGGATGCGAAGACAGCAACAGCGGTCGCAGATGCTCCTCCAAGGCCTGCACCCATTCTTGCTCCGCGACCAACTGTTGTTTCGATCGGTGCAGCGCCGGCGCAGCCAAAGCCAACCCAAAGTACCGAAGAAGATGCTGGACCGGTTGATCAGGTCATCCGTCCATTTGAGAAAATCGCGTCAGCTGACGAACTCGCAGCCAATCCGAACACTTCTCAGCCGACAACACCGACAGCGCCGCGCCCTCAGCCGGTCAAGCCGGCGCCCGTCAATGTCCCGCGAAGACCAGACACGATAAAACCTGTCGCGATCAAGCACGAGGCGCCGAAACCCGTCAAACTCTCGGGACCCAAGGTGGTGCGCGTCGAAGCTGCAGAACCCGTGGCCCCGCCTCGCAGACGCGGCCCATCCGATTCACCGGGCGGTTCTGACTTTGGCTCCGGTCCCGGTGGACCAGCAACACGCAGAGATCGTCGCACCGATCGCGAAGAAGATGCACGCAAACGCGGACCGCAGACCGGTCGTGGTGCTGGCGTACCAAGCCGCAGATCCGGCCGAGCCGACGAACTCACAGCATTCCGTCAGGGATGGTCGGAGCAGGACCTTGCTGAGCGCCAGGCGCGGCTTGCCCGTGCTGGTGGGTTCATGAAGAAACACCGCAAGTCGATGAAAACATCGACCGGCTCAACGGAACGGCAAATCATGCCAGTTGAACGGGGTGGTGTTGTGAAGATCACCGAACCGTTCACTATTAAGGACCTGTCTGCCGCGACCGGTGTCAAGGGCGCAGAGATCGTCAAAAAGCTGTTCATGCAGGGCATCCCCGCAACCATCAACTCCGGCATCGACGTTGAACATGCGCAGGAGATCATGATGGAGTATGACATTGAGCTCGAAGTCGTCGAGGCGAAGAGCGCCGAGCAGGTTGTCGAAGAGCAGGCAAAGTCTCGCGATCGTATCGACGAACGCCCGCGTGGCCCGGTTGTCACTATCATGGGCCACGTCGACCACGGCAAGACATCGCTGCTTGACAAGATTCGTCAGGCAAACGTTGCTGCTGGTGAGGCTGGCGGCATCACACAGGCTACCAGCGCGTTCCGAGTTCCTGTCAAGGCCAACGATGCCGATCGCCAGGTTGTGTTTATCGATACGCCCGGCCACGAGGCGTTCACGGAGATGCGTTCGCGTGGTGCAAATGTCACGGATATCGTCGTGCTCGTGGTTGCAGCTGACGACGGTGTGATGCCACAGACTGTCGAATCCATCGCGCACGCGAAGGCTGCTGGCGTACCAATCGTCGTTGCGCTGAACAAGATCGACAAACCAGAAGCAACCGAAAACAAGATCCAGGAGATCTATGGCCAGCTTGCGCAGCGGGACCTCAACCCCATCCCGTGGGGCGGCGATATCGAAATCGTCAAAACCAGCGCACACACCGGCGAGGGCATCCAGGAACTTCTCGACACACTCGATCTTCAGGCAGAGTTGCTCGAACTCAAGGCAGACTTCGATGGAGCGGCTCAGGGCAGTGTGATTGAGGCATCGCACAAGGAAGGGCGCGGTGCAGTTGCAACGATTCTTGTGCAGGAAGGCAAGCTGAAGGTTGGCGATTTCATCGTCGCCGGTCGTGCCTTTGGTCGTGTCCGCGATATCACCGACGACAAGGGCAATCGCATCAAGGATGTGCTTCCCCCATCACCGGTTGCGATCTCAGGTCTCGACGAGCTGCCAGATGCGGGCGACGCATTCTACATCGTCGACACACTGAAGAAGGCACAGGAAGCAGCCGAGCAGCGGCGCGATCGCGAACGCGAGCTCCAGCTCGCACAGCCGAAGGTCACGCTCGACACGCTCTTTGGCAAAATGGCGGAACAGGAACTCAAGGAGATCCTCGTTGTTGTCAAGGCAGATGTGCAGGGTTCTGTCGACGTGCTGCGTAACGAGATCGAAAAGGTCTCGGGCGACGAGGTCAAGGTCCGCGTGCTCCACGCAGCGGTCGGCGGCATCACCGAGTCAGACGTTGTGCTGGCAGAAGCATCCAAAGCCATCATCGTCGGGTTCAACGTTATCCCGTCCGGCAAGGCGCGCTCGCTCGCTGAAAATAAAGGCGTCGAGATCAGAACATACGACGTCATCTACCACATCACCGAGGACATCCACAAGGCAGCCGAGGGCCTGCTCGAACCGGAACTCCGCCAGGAGATTCTCGGTCACGCAGAGGTCCGCGAGGTGTTCAGGATCTCCAAGGTCGGTTCCATCGCGGGCTGTTATGTCACCGACGGCGTTGTCCAGCGCGACGCGCTCATCCGCGTCACTCGAGGCGACATCGTCATCGAGAACGACCGCAGGCTCGCTCAGCTCAAACGCTTCAAGGACGACGCGAAGGAAGTTCGTGCGAACATGGAGTGCGGCATGAAGATCGACGGGTATGACGATATCAAGACCGGCGACATCCTCGAATGTTACAAGCAGGTTGAGATCAAGCGGAAGCTGTAA
- a CDS encoding N-acetylneuraminate synthase family protein — translation MPHPSVPTSSAPDTSTRRKFTDIARDEPPYIIAEIGVNHDGSVERALELVDAAHHAGADAIKLQLFETDRLMSKASRLASYQAGAGEADPFSMLRRLELSIEEMHLIVERAHAHGLHAIVTVFSVELVPVAEQLPWDAYKSASPDIINRPLLEAMAGTGKPLIVSTGASTLEEVVRAVDWLLPVCADRLGLLQCVSSYPTPREHSALRAIEVFTHEFPTCTIGYSDHTPEIDTGGIATILGARVLEKHLTYDRCAKGPDHAASLNPEQFASYVRTTTELMQTAEQGSQPGENDDERLGRRVKTILECEHDVRAVSRQSLVATRDLPAGHVITRDDLTIKRPGTGIEPWRINEIIGSRTTQPVSSDMPILPADISL, via the coding sequence ATGCCACATCCGTCAGTCCCAACCTCAAGCGCACCGGATACATCCACCCGGCGCAAGTTCACGGATATCGCGCGGGATGAGCCGCCGTACATCATCGCAGAGATCGGCGTGAACCACGACGGCTCCGTCGAGCGGGCACTCGAACTCGTGGATGCAGCACATCATGCGGGTGCCGACGCCATCAAACTCCAGCTCTTTGAAACAGATCGATTGATGTCAAAGGCGTCCCGCCTCGCGTCATATCAGGCGGGTGCTGGCGAAGCAGATCCGTTCTCCATGCTTCGCAGACTGGAACTCTCGATCGAAGAAATGCACCTGATCGTCGAGCGTGCGCACGCGCACGGGCTCCACGCGATTGTCACGGTGTTTTCTGTGGAACTCGTCCCCGTCGCTGAGCAACTCCCATGGGACGCGTACAAGAGCGCGTCACCCGACATCATCAACAGACCACTCCTTGAAGCAATGGCCGGTACCGGCAAACCATTGATTGTCTCCACAGGCGCAAGCACACTGGAAGAGGTCGTGCGCGCGGTCGATTGGCTTTTGCCCGTCTGCGCAGACAGGCTCGGACTGCTCCAATGCGTGTCGAGCTATCCAACGCCGCGCGAGCACAGCGCGTTGCGAGCGATCGAAGTGTTCACACACGAGTTCCCGACATGCACGATCGGGTACAGCGACCACACGCCGGAGATTGATACAGGCGGCATCGCAACTATTCTCGGCGCGCGGGTGCTCGAGAAGCATCTGACCTACGACCGTTGCGCGAAGGGCCCGGACCACGCTGCTTCACTCAACCCGGAGCAGTTTGCGTCGTATGTGCGCACAACAACCGAACTCATGCAGACAGCAGAGCAGGGGTCTCAGCCCGGCGAAAATGATGACGAACGACTCGGCAGAAGGGTAAAAACCATACTCGAATGCGAGCACGATGTCCGTGCTGTCTCGCGTCAGTCACTTGTTGCAACACGCGATCTCCCCGCTGGGCACGTCATCACACGCGACGACCTGACAATCAAACGCCCAGGCACCGGCATCGAACCATGGCGGATCAATGAGATCATCGGATCACGAACGACGCAACCGGTTTCATCCGACATGCCGATCCTGCCCGCAGACATCTCGCTGTGA
- a CDS encoding MCE family protein yields MSRRRPKRNNVIAGVFLVSGLVLAVATSAVLSDAMEYFKPKTQYVVRFDIATGSGGLSSGSAVTLGGQKIGRVSSVNVNPAVGIDVTIAVNSDIVINENANASLVVPLLGAGGTLNFTSLGDPSRLDSFHGTSARLEAGEVLAAGIAPPGFLAQAGFGPEQVATLRNVIENADSTMERVDSIATKFQESLPGIVDEVEASIEDARTAVNNVQTMTEKAGKRFDVWADEVDSVLANANAASDKLPALVDNANEGVSEARKVISTTQGVIDEAEPKIIATLDSVKSSADHFDTHTIREVDNFLTDAREMLRTAEGPIVAFGQALAEEMPGLRKVFANLRLASDQAKLAMVEIRNSPWRILYQPSRKEIEQELEFGAARTYADAVSDLRAASEALQALAQFGDGVDQAEIQRLQNQLLDAFMRYQKLEEQMLSQLAEAGT; encoded by the coding sequence ATGTCACGACGAAGACCAAAGCGCAACAACGTGATCGCAGGTGTGTTTCTGGTATCCGGGCTTGTGCTGGCGGTCGCCACAAGTGCAGTGCTCTCGGACGCCATGGAGTACTTCAAGCCCAAAACCCAGTACGTTGTGCGGTTTGACATCGCGACCGGGTCAGGTGGATTGAGCTCCGGAAGTGCAGTGACGCTCGGCGGTCAAAAGATCGGGCGTGTCTCCAGCGTGAACGTGAACCCTGCTGTCGGGATCGATGTCACGATCGCGGTGAACTCTGACATTGTGATCAACGAGAACGCCAACGCATCGCTTGTTGTGCCGTTGTTGGGCGCGGGTGGTACGCTGAACTTTACCAGCCTTGGTGATCCGTCGCGCCTGGATTCTTTCCATGGTACAAGTGCGCGGCTTGAAGCAGGCGAGGTTCTGGCCGCAGGCATTGCGCCGCCAGGCTTTCTGGCGCAGGCTGGATTCGGGCCAGAGCAGGTTGCGACGCTGCGCAATGTGATTGAGAATGCTGACTCAACAATGGAACGTGTCGATTCGATCGCAACAAAGTTCCAGGAGTCGCTGCCCGGCATTGTCGATGAAGTCGAGGCAAGCATTGAGGATGCGCGCACAGCGGTCAACAACGTGCAGACCATGACCGAGAAAGCCGGCAAGCGGTTTGATGTTTGGGCGGACGAGGTCGATTCGGTGCTCGCCAACGCGAACGCAGCTTCAGATAAGCTGCCTGCCCTTGTCGACAATGCGAACGAGGGAGTGAGCGAAGCGCGGAAGGTTATTTCCACGACACAGGGTGTGATCGATGAGGCCGAGCCGAAGATCATTGCGACGCTGGATTCCGTGAAATCGTCGGCAGATCACTTTGACACACACACGATTCGAGAAGTAGACAACTTCCTGACAGACGCCCGCGAGATGCTGCGCACTGCTGAGGGGCCGATTGTTGCGTTTGGCCAGGCGCTCGCTGAAGAAATGCCGGGGCTGCGCAAGGTGTTTGCGAATCTGCGTCTCGCGTCTGATCAGGCGAAGCTCGCGATGGTGGAGATTCGCAACAGTCCGTGGCGGATTCTGTACCAGCCTTCGCGAAAGGAGATCGAGCAGGAACTCGAGTTCGGGGCTGCTCGCACATACGCGGATGCGGTGAGCGATCTGCGCGCAGCGAGCGAAGCGCTCCAGGCGCTAGCCCAGTTCGGCGATGGTGTTGATCAGGCCGAGATCCAGCGTCTTCAGAACCAGCTTCTGGATGCGTTCATGCGGTATCAGAAGCTTGAGGAGCAGATGCTGTCGCAGCTTGCCGAAGCAGGTACCTGA
- the trmD gene encoding tRNA (guanosine(37)-N1)-methyltransferase TrmD: protein MRVDVITTFPEMFSSEPPGALGISIPARAQQMGALSVHAHQLRDYTQDAHQTTDDRPFGGGPGMVMMCQPIWDAVQDIQQMDAIPAQLISMTPQGTPLTQQIVESLAQQPRIIVLAGHYEGIDERVIEKLQPMELSIGDYVLSGGELAAIVLIDAVARLLPGVLGHDESHARDSFSQVTARDAIGNELRPKLLKELGISEETRLLDCPHYTRPREWEGMPVPDVLLSGDHAAIAQWRLEEMVRRTKERRPELLD from the coding sequence ATGCGTGTCGATGTTATCACAACATTTCCAGAGATGTTCTCATCGGAACCACCCGGTGCATTAGGTATCAGTATCCCTGCGCGCGCGCAGCAGATGGGTGCGCTGAGCGTGCATGCGCATCAGCTTCGCGACTACACGCAGGATGCGCATCAGACGACCGATGACCGACCGTTCGGCGGCGGCCCCGGTATGGTGATGATGTGCCAGCCGATCTGGGATGCGGTGCAGGACATCCAGCAGATGGATGCTATACCAGCACAGCTGATCTCCATGACGCCGCAGGGTACGCCGCTCACCCAGCAGATCGTCGAGAGCCTTGCGCAGCAGCCCAGAATCATCGTGCTCGCGGGCCATTACGAGGGCATCGACGAGCGCGTCATCGAGAAACTCCAGCCGATGGAGTTGTCGATCGGTGACTATGTGCTCTCGGGTGGCGAACTCGCAGCGATCGTGCTGATCGACGCGGTTGCACGACTGCTCCCGGGTGTGCTCGGGCACGACGAGTCGCACGCGCGTGATTCGTTCTCGCAGGTCACTGCGCGCGACGCGATCGGCAACGAGCTGCGCCCGAAGCTGCTGAAGGAACTCGGTATTTCAGAAGAGACGCGCCTGCTCGATTGCCCGCATTACACGCGCCCGCGCGAGTGGGAGGGCATGCCCGTCCCTGATGTGCTTCTGTCGGGCGATCACGCCGCGATCGCACAGTGGCGACTTGAGGAGATGGTCAGACGGACGAAGGAACGCAGGCCGGAGTTGCTCGACTAG
- the neuC gene encoding UDP-N-acetylglucosamine 2-epimerase (hydrolyzing), producing MPDAPSTRNVIVVTGTRAEFGLLLPVMRAIDAHPTLTLHVIATGTHLLQSGATYREVKAAFPHAIAVPMQVDGRRTRADDAEATGNGITRFARVFAHNGPDWVVVLGDRIEVFAAASAASIGGWTVAHIHGGDRAEGIADEAMRHAITKLSHLHLAATSQSAQRITKMGEPVENVHCVGSPAIDALTNVTAFSDDEAIKIANGADWRSIVLLHPAGLDEAHERAWARTVLDGIAQADAGPALVLSPNHDAGRDWIANELDALCETHAWPRVDHLPRETFLRALKWCAEARFPLVGNSSAGLIEAAALGVPVVNLGPRQAGRERAGALVDVESPDTSAIADAISRAKELAGSSPAHPYGDGNTGTRIAELLASTDPRAKTLLRKRNAY from the coding sequence ATGCCAGACGCTCCATCCACTCGCAACGTCATCGTCGTCACAGGCACACGCGCCGAGTTCGGCTTGCTGCTCCCGGTGATGCGCGCGATCGATGCGCATCCGACGCTCACGCTCCACGTCATCGCGACCGGCACACATCTGCTGCAATCCGGCGCAACCTATCGCGAGGTCAAGGCAGCCTTTCCGCATGCGATCGCTGTGCCCATGCAGGTCGATGGCAGGCGCACCCGCGCTGATGATGCAGAAGCAACCGGGAACGGGATCACGCGCTTTGCGCGCGTGTTCGCACACAACGGCCCGGACTGGGTGGTCGTGCTCGGCGACCGCATCGAGGTGTTCGCAGCAGCGAGCGCAGCATCCATCGGCGGATGGACCGTCGCGCACATCCATGGCGGCGACCGTGCTGAGGGCATCGCAGACGAAGCCATGCGCCACGCGATTACAAAGCTCTCCCATCTTCATCTGGCAGCAACATCACAGTCGGCACAGCGCATCACGAAGATGGGTGAACCAGTCGAGAACGTGCATTGCGTGGGCTCACCCGCGATTGACGCGCTTACTAATGTAACCGCATTCTCAGACGATGAAGCAATCAAGATCGCAAACGGCGCGGACTGGCGTTCGATCGTGCTGCTGCACCCAGCAGGACTGGACGAAGCACATGAGCGTGCATGGGCACGCACCGTGCTCGATGGCATTGCGCAAGCTGACGCCGGCCCCGCACTGGTGCTGTCACCAAACCACGATGCAGGCAGAGACTGGATCGCGAACGAACTCGACGCGTTGTGCGAAACACACGCTTGGCCGAGAGTTGACCATCTCCCGCGCGAGACGTTCCTGCGCGCACTGAAGTGGTGCGCTGAAGCACGTTTCCCACTTGTCGGTAACTCCTCAGCAGGACTCATCGAAGCAGCAGCACTGGGTGTGCCAGTCGTGAACCTCGGACCACGACAGGCGGGCAGGGAACGCGCAGGCGCACTGGTCGATGTCGAATCACCGGACACTTCAGCAATCGCGGATGCCATCAGTCGCGCAAAGGAACTCGCAGGGTCGTCACCAGCCCACCCGTACGGCGACGGCAACACTGGCACACGGATCGCGGAACTGCTTGCTTCAACTGATCCAAGAGCAAAAACCCTGTTACGAAAGCGGAATGCGTATTAG